From the genome of Papaver somniferum cultivar HN1 chromosome 2, ASM357369v1, whole genome shotgun sequence, one region includes:
- the LOC113348955 gene encoding calmodulin-binding receptor-like cytoplasmic kinase 3 → MGVVVLVFLCVLVIQLLLNPFVNGWTKDCIASKFTYSRSSDQEDVFYINGNKVGKESFCKALEYCYQTVILFDSISGEEPGGGGAGRKHCDFKIPSGGLPQKGRRKFLLESTRDIAAANQADQKKTSAEEKHSGNTLLTTKTVGMAVAGMFLLCCSFICPCFRSRKKDISEVGLTKDHSTNSTSSLEGSTSSEKLPGSPVRMPASPFKVPPSPSRFSMSPKSSEIGSVHLSMSQIIKATQNFSPSLLVGEGGFGTVYRAQLQDGPVVAVKRAKKENLNSLQAEFSSEVELLSKIEHRNLVRLLGYIDKGNERIIITEFVPNGTLREHLDGQRGKILDFYQRLEISIDIAHALAYLHLYAEKEIIHRDVKSSNILLTENLKAKVADFGFARAGPQEVEKTHISTKVKGTAGYLDPEYLRTYQLTTKSDVFSFGVLLIEILTGRRPVEMRRAADERITIRWAFKNYKAGKLVEMLDPSMTEAVHVEILSKMFSLAFQCAAPTRRDRPNMKEAGEQLWEIRMNYLKSGKRGG, encoded by the exons ATGGGTGTAGTTGTATTGGTCTTTCTCTGTGTTTTAGTTATTCAGTTATTATTGAATCCTTTTGTAAATGGGTGGACAAAAGATTGCATTGCTAGTAAATTTACATATTCGAGGTCTTCAGACCAAGAAGACGTGTTTTACATTAATGGGAACAAAGTAGGAAAGGAGTCTTTCTGCAAAGCTCTTGAATACTGCTATCAaactgtgattttatttgatagcATCTCCGGGGAAGAACCGGGAGGAGGAGGAGCTGGAAGGAAGCATTGTGACTTCAAAATTCCATCAG GAGGTCTGCCTCAAAAGGGTAGGAGAAAGTTCTTGTTGGAATCAACAAGAGACATAGCCGCAGCTAATCAGGCCGATCAAAAGAAAACATCAGCCGAAGAAAAGCATAGTGGAAATACTTTGTTGACCACCAAAACAGTAGGGATGGCAGTAGCTGGGATGTTCCTTCTGTGTTGCAGTTTTATTTGTCCATGCTTTCGCTCAAGAAAGAAGGACATATCTGAAGTCGGCCTAACCAAAGACCATAGTACCA ATTCAACATCCTCACTGGAAGGAAGTACTTCTTCTGAAAAACTACCAGGAAGCCCAGTTCGCATGCCAGCCAGCCCATTTAAAGTGCCACCTAGTCCTTCTCGATTCTCAATGTCACCCAAATCGAGTGAAATTGGATCTGTACACCTAAGCATGAGTCAGATAATAAAAGCTACACAAAACTTTTCCCCATCTCTACTGGTAGGTGAAGGAGGATTTGGAACTGTCTATAGGGCTCAGTTACAAGATGGTCCAGTTGTTGCTGTTAAACGTGCAAAGAAG GAAAACCTTAACAGTTTACAAGCTGAATTCAGCAGTGAAGTTGAATTGCTATCGAAAATTGAACATCGAAATTTAGTTAGGTTACTTGGCTACATAGACAAAGGGAATGAGCGCATTATAATTACTGAGTTTGTCCCTAACGGTACTCTTAGGGAGCATCTGGATG GTCAGCGTGGGAAAATACTAGATTTTTATCAGCGCCTAGAAATATCCATAGATATTGCTCATGCACTGGCCTATCTTCATCTTTATGCAG AAAAGGAAATAATCCATCGAGACGTGAAGTCATCCAACATCTTGCTGACAGAAAACTTGAAGGCTAAGGTGGCTGATTTTGGCTTTGCAAGAGCTGGGCCACAAGAGGTTGAGAAAACACATATATCAACAAAAGTGAAAGGGACAGCAGGCTACCTCGACCCTGAGTACCTGAGGACCTATCAACTCACCACCAAGAGCGATGTATTTTCATTTGGAGTTTTGCTCATAGAAATTCTTACTGGACGTAGACCAGTTGAGATGAGAAGGGCTGCTGATGAAAGGATCACAATTAGATGG GCTTTCAAAAACTACAAAGCTGGAAAACTGGTGGAGATGTTGGATCCCTCAATGACTGAAGCTGTACACGTTGAGATTTTGTCGAAAATGTTTTCTCTGGCTTTCCAGTGTGCAGCACCTACACGGAGAGACCGGCCTAATATGAAAGAAGCTGGAGAGCAATTATGGGAAATCAGGATGAACTACCTGAAGAGTGGTAAGAGAGGAGGGTGA